One genomic region from Panthera tigris isolate Pti1 chromosome D1, P.tigris_Pti1_mat1.1, whole genome shotgun sequence encodes:
- the TCP11L1 gene encoding T-complex protein 11-like protein 1 isoform X1, producing MSENPDKPNINEAGESKSSDSEQGLEDAVEGSDEALQKNIKSGPPSTQRMQRPHSSPPRFVTVEELLDTAKGVANMALAHEIVVNGDFRIKPVELPEDSLEKRVKDIVHKAFWDCLSVQLSEDPPTYDHAIKLVGEIKETLLSFLLPGHSRLRNQIMEVLDLDLIKQEAENGALDISKLAEFIIGMMGTVCAPARDEEVKKLKDIKEIVPLFRAIFSVLDLMKVDMANFAVTSIRPHLMQQSVEYERKKFQQLLEKQPNSLDFVTQWLEEAADDLMNQKYKNALPAEGGAADSGDSPMPNPVAVQNYAYLKLLKWDHLQRPFPETVLMDQARFQELQLQLEQLTILGAVLLVTFSMAAPGISSQADFAEKLKTIVKILLTDAHLPSFHLKDALTTIGEKVCLEVSGCLALCGLTPFTTEKETVLKGQIQAVASPDDPIRRIIDSRILIFLESYLASGHQKPLPTVPGGLGPVQKELEEVAVKFVRLVNYNKMVFSPYYDAILSKILVRP from the exons ATGTCTGAAAACCCTGACAAGCCCAATATAAATGAAGCAGGAGAATCAAAATCAAGTGATTCTGAACAAGGCCTTGAAGATGCTGTGGAAGGTTCTGATGAAgctttacagaaaaatataaagtcgGGCCCTCCCAGCACCCAAAGAATGCAAAGACCTCACT CTAGTCCTCCTCGATTTGTGACAGTAGAAGAACTTCTAGATACAGCGAAAGGAGTTGCTAACATGGCTCTAGCCCATGAAATTGTAGTAAATGGAGACTTTCGGATTAAACCAGTTGAATTACCAGAAGACAG cTTGGAGAAGAGAGTAAAGGATATTGTACATAAAGCTTTTTGGGACTGCTTGAGTGTCCAGCTAAGTGAAGATCCCCCAACATATGACCATGCCATCAAACTTGTCGGAGAAATCAAAGAG ACTCTCTTATCTTTCTTGCTGCCTGGTCACAGTAGACTGAGAAACCAGATAATGGAAGTCTTAGATCTGGATCTGATCAAGCAAGAAGCAGAGAATGGGGCCTTAGACATTTCCAAGCTGGCAGAATTCATTATTGGCATGATGGGGACAGTGTGTGCACCTGCTAGAGATGAAGAAGTTAAGAAACTAAAGGACATTAAGGAAATTGTGCCCCTTTTCAG gGCAATTTTTTCCGTGTTGGACCTAATGAAAGTGGACATGGCGAACTTTGCTGTCACTAGCATTAGGCCACATCTCATGCAGCAGTCAGTTGAATACGAAAGGAAGAAGTTTCAGCAGCTTTTGGAGAAGCAGCCAA ATTCCCTGGACTTTGTCACCCAGTGGCTGGAAGAGGCCGCAGATGACCTTATGAATCAGAAGTATAAAAATGCCCTGCCAGCTGAGGGAGGGGCCGCTGACTCTGGAGACAGTCCCATGCCAAATCCTGTGGCTGTCCAGAATTATGCATACCTGAAGCTTCTGAAATGGGACCACCTCCAGAGACCTTTCCCTGAA ACAGTTTTGATGGACCAGGCTCGCTTCCAAGAACTCCAGCTCCAGCTAGAGCAACTGACCATCCTGGGAGCCGTGTTGCTGGTGACGTTCAGCATGGCAGCCCCAGGAATTTCCAGCCAGGCTGACTTTGCTGAGAAACTCAAGACGATTGTGAAGATTCTGCTGACAGATGCTCACCTGCC TTCCTTCCATCTGAAGGATGCCCTGACTACCATTGGGGAGAAAGTCTGCCTGGAGGTGAGCGGCTGCCTTGCCCTGTGTGGGCTCACTCCGTTTACCACGGAAAAGGAGACTGTGCTCAAGGGCCAGATCCAGGCTGTGGCCAGTCCCGACGACCCCATCCGCAGGATCATCG ATTCCCGAATCCTGATCTTCTTAGAAAGCTACCTTGCCTCAGGTCATCAGAAGCCATTGCCTACGGTACCTGGGGGATTGGGTCCGGTTCAGAAAGAGCTGGAGGAAGTTGCTGTTAAATTTGTCCGCCTGGTCAACTATAACAAGATGGTCTTCAGTCCCTACTATGATGCCATCCTCAGTAAGATCCTTGTCAGACCCTAA
- the TCP11L1 gene encoding T-complex protein 11-like protein 1 isoform X2, which yields MALAHEIVVNGDFRIKPVELPEDSLEKRVKDIVHKAFWDCLSVQLSEDPPTYDHAIKLVGEIKETLLSFLLPGHSRLRNQIMEVLDLDLIKQEAENGALDISKLAEFIIGMMGTVCAPARDEEVKKLKDIKEIVPLFRAIFSVLDLMKVDMANFAVTSIRPHLMQQSVEYERKKFQQLLEKQPNSLDFVTQWLEEAADDLMNQKYKNALPAEGGAADSGDSPMPNPVAVQNYAYLKLLKWDHLQRPFPETVLMDQARFQELQLQLEQLTILGAVLLVTFSMAAPGISSQADFAEKLKTIVKILLTDAHLPSFHLKDALTTIGEKVCLEVSGCLALCGLTPFTTEKETVLKGQIQAVASPDDPIRRIIDSRILIFLESYLASGHQKPLPTVPGGLGPVQKELEEVAVKFVRLVNYNKMVFSPYYDAILSKILVRP from the exons ATGGCTCTAGCCCATGAAATTGTAGTAAATGGAGACTTTCGGATTAAACCAGTTGAATTACCAGAAGACAG cTTGGAGAAGAGAGTAAAGGATATTGTACATAAAGCTTTTTGGGACTGCTTGAGTGTCCAGCTAAGTGAAGATCCCCCAACATATGACCATGCCATCAAACTTGTCGGAGAAATCAAAGAG ACTCTCTTATCTTTCTTGCTGCCTGGTCACAGTAGACTGAGAAACCAGATAATGGAAGTCTTAGATCTGGATCTGATCAAGCAAGAAGCAGAGAATGGGGCCTTAGACATTTCCAAGCTGGCAGAATTCATTATTGGCATGATGGGGACAGTGTGTGCACCTGCTAGAGATGAAGAAGTTAAGAAACTAAAGGACATTAAGGAAATTGTGCCCCTTTTCAG gGCAATTTTTTCCGTGTTGGACCTAATGAAAGTGGACATGGCGAACTTTGCTGTCACTAGCATTAGGCCACATCTCATGCAGCAGTCAGTTGAATACGAAAGGAAGAAGTTTCAGCAGCTTTTGGAGAAGCAGCCAA ATTCCCTGGACTTTGTCACCCAGTGGCTGGAAGAGGCCGCAGATGACCTTATGAATCAGAAGTATAAAAATGCCCTGCCAGCTGAGGGAGGGGCCGCTGACTCTGGAGACAGTCCCATGCCAAATCCTGTGGCTGTCCAGAATTATGCATACCTGAAGCTTCTGAAATGGGACCACCTCCAGAGACCTTTCCCTGAA ACAGTTTTGATGGACCAGGCTCGCTTCCAAGAACTCCAGCTCCAGCTAGAGCAACTGACCATCCTGGGAGCCGTGTTGCTGGTGACGTTCAGCATGGCAGCCCCAGGAATTTCCAGCCAGGCTGACTTTGCTGAGAAACTCAAGACGATTGTGAAGATTCTGCTGACAGATGCTCACCTGCC TTCCTTCCATCTGAAGGATGCCCTGACTACCATTGGGGAGAAAGTCTGCCTGGAGGTGAGCGGCTGCCTTGCCCTGTGTGGGCTCACTCCGTTTACCACGGAAAAGGAGACTGTGCTCAAGGGCCAGATCCAGGCTGTGGCCAGTCCCGACGACCCCATCCGCAGGATCATCG ATTCCCGAATCCTGATCTTCTTAGAAAGCTACCTTGCCTCAGGTCATCAGAAGCCATTGCCTACGGTACCTGGGGGATTGGGTCCGGTTCAGAAAGAGCTGGAGGAAGTTGCTGTTAAATTTGTCCGCCTGGTCAACTATAACAAGATGGTCTTCAGTCCCTACTATGATGCCATCCTCAGTAAGATCCTTGTCAGACCCTAA